In Limnobaculum parvum, one DNA window encodes the following:
- the tatD gene encoding 3'-5' ssDNA/RNA exonuclease TatD has product MFDIGVNLTNRQFAQDRHEVVERAKRAGVNGMLVTGTSLKESIAAHQLSNHYPDYCWSTAGVHPHDASGWSTACEQHIYQLAAEPNVVAIGECGLDFNRNFSTPQEQEHAFSAQLAIAAELEMPLFLHCRDAHYRFIELLKPWLDKVPAAVVHCFTDNRQALEEYLSLGLYVGITGWICDERRGQALRDLVPLIPADKLLLETDAPYLLPRDLSPKPTSRRNEPAFLAHIVQQVAMLRGEDAAWLGEITQQNANRLLRLG; this is encoded by the coding sequence ATGTTCGATATAGGTGTTAACCTGACCAACCGCCAGTTTGCTCAGGATCGGCATGAGGTGGTGGAGAGGGCTAAACGGGCCGGGGTTAACGGCATGCTGGTGACTGGCACCTCACTGAAAGAGAGCATTGCGGCCCACCAGCTATCCAATCATTATCCTGATTATTGCTGGAGTACCGCAGGGGTTCACCCTCATGATGCTTCTGGCTGGTCAACCGCCTGTGAGCAGCACATATATCAACTGGCGGCGGAACCAAACGTCGTCGCTATCGGTGAGTGCGGGCTGGATTTTAACCGTAATTTTTCTACGCCACAGGAACAAGAACATGCCTTCAGCGCCCAGTTAGCGATAGCGGCGGAGCTTGAAATGCCACTGTTTTTGCACTGCCGTGATGCCCATTATCGGTTTATTGAGTTACTGAAACCTTGGTTGGATAAAGTGCCTGCCGCTGTCGTGCACTGTTTTACCGACAATCGTCAGGCATTAGAAGAGTATTTGTCACTGGGGCTGTATGTTGGTATAACCGGTTGGATATGCGATGAGCGCCGAGGGCAAGCGCTGCGAGATCTGGTTCCACTGATACCGGCCGATAAACTGCTGCTGGAAACAGATGCTCCCTATTTGCTGCCGCGGGATCTCTCGCCCAAACCAACCTCACGACGTAATGAACCCGCATTTTTAGCCCATATCGTGCAGCAAGTTGCTATGTTACGTGGTGAAGATGCCGCCTGGCTGGGGGAAATAACCCAGCAAAATGCTAACCGTTTATTGAGATTAGGTTGA
- the ubiB gene encoding ubiquinone biosynthesis regulatory protein kinase UbiB, with translation MTPSEFCRLYVIVRVFLTHGLDELIPKMRLTWPLRMWCRSLFWMRNKHPDKALGERLRLALQTLGPVWIKFGQMMSTRRDLFPPVIADQLALLQDQVAPFDGELARQHIEASMGGKLEQWFDDFDPQALASASIAQVHTAVLKSNGQEVVLKVIRPDIKPIIEADIRLMYRIAGWVPKLLPDGRRLRPREVVREYEKTLLDELNLLREAANTIQLRRNFDNSPMMYVPEVFSDYCHENVLVMERIFGISIADIDALEANGTNMKVLAERGVQIFFTQVFRDSFFHADMHPGNIFVSYATPENPQYIGIDCGIVGSLSKGDKRYLAENFIAFFNRDYRKVAELHVDSGWVPLDTNVEEFEFAIRTVCEPIFEKPLSEISFGHVLMNLFNTARRFNMEVQPQLVLLQKTLLYIEGLGRQLYPQLDLWTTAKPFLETWMRDQVGIPALARALKEKAPYWIEKLPELPELFYDSLRQHKELQNSIDKLNAQIGHRQEKQNQSRYLFGVGATLLIGATILLANHIPVWPVCLAGAGAVVWLIGWQKAA, from the coding sequence ATGACCCCATCTGAATTTTGTCGTTTATATGTCATTGTGCGCGTTTTTCTGACTCATGGGTTAGATGAACTGATCCCCAAAATGCGCCTGACTTGGCCATTGAGAATGTGGTGCCGCTCGCTGTTTTGGATGAGAAATAAGCATCCGGATAAAGCCTTGGGGGAGCGATTACGTTTGGCGTTGCAAACGTTAGGGCCGGTGTGGATTAAGTTTGGGCAGATGATGTCAACGCGTCGGGATTTATTCCCACCGGTCATCGCTGACCAACTGGCATTGTTGCAGGATCAGGTCGCTCCTTTTGATGGTGAATTAGCCCGTCAGCATATTGAAGCGTCAATGGGCGGTAAGCTCGAGCAGTGGTTTGATGATTTTGATCCTCAGGCGCTGGCATCGGCTTCTATTGCTCAGGTTCATACTGCGGTGCTGAAAAGCAACGGCCAGGAAGTGGTACTTAAAGTTATTCGCCCTGATATTAAGCCCATTATTGAGGCGGATATTCGCCTGATGTACCGCATTGCTGGTTGGGTACCAAAATTACTGCCAGATGGTCGCCGCCTGCGACCGCGTGAAGTCGTCCGTGAATATGAGAAAACGCTGCTGGATGAATTAAACCTGCTGCGTGAAGCGGCCAATACCATCCAACTGCGCCGCAATTTTGATAACAGCCCAATGATGTATGTACCCGAAGTCTTCAGCGATTACTGTCATGAAAATGTGCTGGTTATGGAGCGCATTTTCGGTATTTCGATTGCGGATATCGATGCGCTAGAAGCCAATGGCACCAACATGAAAGTGTTGGCAGAGCGTGGGGTTCAAATCTTCTTTACTCAGGTGTTTCGCGACAGTTTTTTCCATGCGGATATGCATCCGGGAAATATTTTTGTCAGCTATGCTACGCCGGAGAATCCACAATATATCGGTATTGACTGCGGTATTGTTGGTTCGTTGAGCAAAGGGGATAAACGCTATCTGGCGGAAAACTTCATTGCCTTTTTTAATCGTGATTATCGCAAAGTCGCTGAACTCCATGTGGACTCAGGTTGGGTGCCGCTAGACACCAATGTGGAAGAGTTTGAGTTCGCTATTCGTACCGTCTGTGAACCTATTTTTGAGAAACCGTTATCCGAAATCTCATTTGGTCACGTACTGATGAATCTGTTTAATACTGCGCGCCGTTTCAACATGGAAGTGCAACCTCAACTGGTGCTATTGCAAAAGACCCTGTTATATATTGAAGGATTAGGCCGTCAGCTCTACCCACAGTTGGATTTATGGACTACCGCCAAGCCTTTTCTAGAAACATGGATGCGCGATCAGGTGGGTATTCCCGCTCTGGCTCGTGCCCTGAAGGAAAAAGCACCTTACTGGATAGAGAAATTACCTGAATTACCCGAATTGTTTTACGACAGTTTGCGGCAGCACAAAGAATTGCAAAATAGTATTGATAAACTCAACGCGCAAATTGGTCATCGTCAGGAGAAGCAGAACCAGTCGCGCTACCTCTTTGGGGTAGGTGCTACTTTGTTGATTGGTGCTACAATCTTGCTCGCAAATCATATCCCCGTCTGGCCAGTCTGTCTGGCGGGTGCCGGAGCAGTTGTCTGGCTGATTGGATGGCAAAAAGCAGCTTAA
- the tatA gene encoding Sec-independent protein translocase subunit TatA yields the protein MGGISIWQLLIIVAIVVLLFGTKKLRTLGSDLGASVKGFKKAMSDEETTSNQATTARKEDAQNDADFDVKSIQEQQQPSVKTEEQKSQNKEQV from the coding sequence ATGGGTGGAATTAGCATTTGGCAATTACTGATAATCGTTGCGATTGTCGTATTGCTGTTCGGAACAAAGAAACTGCGTACTTTAGGATCTGACCTTGGCGCATCCGTAAAAGGCTTCAAAAAGGCCATGAGCGATGAAGAGACGACGTCTAATCAGGCAACCACAGCCCGCAAAGAAGACGCCCAGAACGATGCTGATTTTGATGTGAAATCTATTCAAGAACAGCAACAACCTTCGGTTAAAACCGAAGAGCAAAAGAGCCAGAATAAAGAGCAGGTATAA
- the tatB gene encoding Sec-independent protein translocase protein TatB, whose amino-acid sequence MFDIGFGEIVLVLIIGLVVLGPERLPVAVKTVTGWIRAMRSLASSVQNELTQELKLQELKESLKKAEQAGLQNLSPELKASMDELKEMATGMKRNIQSDLNNAAESFNASPTSAADADKPSVSATDAAAKAAEAAAANKSKVPPVASVAEPVVAETAAQPEPVSINKPDSEK is encoded by the coding sequence GTGTTCGATATAGGGTTTGGTGAAATTGTACTGGTACTGATCATTGGCCTGGTTGTGCTTGGCCCTGAGCGGTTGCCGGTTGCGGTTAAAACAGTCACGGGCTGGATTAGAGCGATGCGTTCTCTGGCTTCATCCGTGCAAAATGAGCTGACTCAGGAACTGAAGCTGCAAGAGCTGAAAGAGAGCCTGAAGAAAGCTGAACAGGCGGGTCTGCAGAATTTATCTCCGGAGCTAAAAGCGTCGATGGATGAATTAAAAGAGATGGCAACTGGGATGAAGCGCAATATCCAGAGCGATCTCAATAATGCGGCTGAGTCTTTCAATGCTTCACCAACGTCTGCTGCTGATGCCGATAAGCCTTCGGTATCGGCCACTGATGCTGCTGCAAAAGCAGCGGAAGCAGCAGCGGCGAACAAAAGTAAAGTCCCTCCCGTCGCGTCTGTTGCAGAACCGGTCGTTGCTGAAACGGCAGCTCAGCCAGAGCCGGTATCCATCAATAAACCTGATAGCGAAAAATAA
- the tatC gene encoding Sec-independent protein translocase subunit TatC — protein sequence MSVEDTQPLISHLIELRSRLLRSMICILLIFLALVYFSNDIYHMVSAPLMSQLPHGASMIATDVASPFLTPIKLTLIVSVFFSAPYILYQVWSFIAPALYKHERRLMMPLLFSSTALFYLGMAFAYFVVFPLAFGFFVKTAPEGILISTDINNYLNFVMALFFAFGVSFEVPVAIILLCWSGVTTPDDLKKKRPYIVVGAFVVGMLMTPPDVFSQTLLAIPMCILFEIGVFFARFYVGKGRKKANEQDEEDCEDEHSDDSEKPSA from the coding sequence ATGTCCGTAGAAGATACCCAGCCGCTTATCAGCCATTTGATTGAATTACGCTCTCGCCTGTTACGGTCAATGATTTGTATTCTATTGATATTTCTGGCGTTAGTTTATTTCTCAAACGATATCTATCATATGGTGTCCGCACCGTTGATGAGCCAATTGCCACATGGCGCCAGCATGATTGCAACGGATGTGGCTTCGCCATTCCTGACGCCAATCAAGTTGACGCTGATTGTCTCCGTGTTTTTTTCAGCACCTTATATTCTGTATCAGGTATGGTCTTTTATTGCACCAGCGCTGTATAAGCACGAACGCCGCTTAATGATGCCGTTACTGTTCTCCAGTACTGCACTGTTTTATCTGGGTATGGCGTTCGCCTACTTTGTGGTGTTCCCGCTGGCATTTGGCTTCTTCGTTAAAACTGCCCCTGAAGGCATATTGATATCGACAGATATTAATAACTATCTGAACTTCGTTATGGCGCTGTTTTTTGCTTTCGGCGTGTCGTTTGAAGTACCGGTCGCGATTATTCTACTGTGTTGGAGTGGTGTGACTACGCCGGACGACCTGAAAAAGAAACGACCTTACATCGTTGTGGGTGCATTCGTGGTGGGTATGTTAATGACGCCCCCAGATGTATTTTCGCAAACGCTGTTGGCCATTCCCATGTGTATCCTGTTTGAAATTGGCGTCTTCTTCGCTCGTTTCTATGTAGGGAAAGGCCGCAAAAAAGCGAATGAGCAAGACGAAGAGGACTGCGAAGATGAGCATTCCGACGACAGCGAAAAACCATCAGCGTAG